The following proteins come from a genomic window of Pyxidicoccus sp. MSG2:
- the gspF gene encoding type II secretion system inner membrane protein GspF: MPVFEYRGLNSSGKQVKGLLEADSPKTLRSKLRTDGIFLTDVLAQAEGSRAAVSKGANASLVARDIDLRKLGRGRVNTDDVAIFTRQLSTLLHAGVTLVESLSALVDQVEKERFKRALSDIKQRVNEGSSLADAMGAHPKIFPSIYVNMVRAGEASGALDAVLTRLADFTENQARLQQKILSTMLYPAIMMVVGGGILVALMVFVVPKVTKIFETMKATLPWNTRILIASSNFFQSWWFIILPLMVLGGVLFQRWTKSPKGKPKWDRITLKAPVVGSLVRLLAISRFARTLSTLLKSGVPLLAAMDIVKAVMTNDVLAEVVEKARDSIREGESIANPLKRSGEFPPLVYHMVAIGERSGQLEEMLTNVADNYETQVNVRIGALTSLLEPMLIVVMGAVIAFVALSILMPILQVNSAIH; encoded by the coding sequence ATGCCGGTCTTCGAGTACAGAGGTCTCAATTCTTCGGGCAAGCAGGTCAAGGGCCTGCTGGAAGCGGATTCGCCCAAGACGCTGCGCTCCAAGCTGCGCACGGACGGCATCTTCCTCACGGACGTGCTGGCCCAGGCAGAGGGCAGCCGCGCCGCCGTGTCCAAGGGCGCCAACGCGTCGCTCGTGGCGCGCGACATCGACCTGCGCAAGCTGGGCCGGGGCCGCGTCAACACGGACGACGTGGCCATCTTCACCCGGCAGCTCTCCACGCTGCTGCACGCGGGCGTCACCCTGGTGGAGTCCTTGAGCGCGCTGGTGGACCAGGTGGAGAAGGAGCGCTTCAAGCGCGCCCTCTCCGACATCAAGCAGCGCGTGAATGAGGGCTCGTCCCTGGCGGACGCCATGGGCGCCCACCCCAAAATCTTCCCCAGCATCTACGTGAACATGGTGCGCGCGGGCGAGGCCTCGGGCGCGCTCGACGCGGTGCTCACGCGCCTGGCGGACTTCACGGAGAACCAGGCCCGCCTGCAGCAGAAGATTCTGAGCACCATGCTCTACCCGGCCATCATGATGGTGGTGGGCGGCGGCATCCTCGTGGCCCTGATGGTCTTCGTGGTGCCGAAGGTCACGAAGATCTTCGAGACGATGAAGGCCACGCTGCCGTGGAACACGCGCATCCTCATCGCCAGCAGCAACTTCTTCCAGAGCTGGTGGTTCATCATCCTCCCGCTGATGGTGCTGGGAGGCGTCCTCTTCCAGCGCTGGACCAAGAGCCCCAAGGGCAAGCCGAAGTGGGACCGCATCACGCTCAAGGCGCCCGTGGTGGGCAGCCTGGTGCGCCTGCTGGCCATCTCCCGCTTCGCCCGCACGCTGTCCACGCTGCTCAAGAGCGGCGTCCCGCTCCTGGCGGCCATGGACATCGTCAAGGCCGTGATGACCAACGACGTCCTCGCGGAGGTGGTGGAGAAGGCCCGCGACTCCATCCGCGAGGGAGAGAGCATCGCCAACCCGCTCAAGCGCTCAGGTGAGTTCCCTCCCCTCGTGTACCACATGGTCGCCATCGGCGAGCGCTCCGGCCAGCTGGAGGAGATGCTCACCAACGTGGCGGACAACTACGAGACGCAGGTGAATGTGCGCATCGGCGCCCTCACCTCGCTCCTCGAGCCGATGCTCATCGTGGTGATGGGCGCGGTGATTGCATTCGTCGCACTCAGCATCCTGATGCCGATTCTGCAGGTGAACTCGGCGATTCACTGA
- the gspG gene encoding type II secretion system major pseudopilin GspG, whose product MSQNTQKQQRRRRNRGMTLIEIMVVITILGLIAAAVGVAVIPQLEAARRDRASLDIKNIQGAMKLYYTKKGKYPDTASGLGALVETQTLEQMPKDPWNNDYVYINEGGKPVIISYGADGTAGGEGNDADISSADGNAAANNK is encoded by the coding sequence ATGAGCCAGAACACCCAGAAGCAGCAGCGCCGCCGTCGCAACCGCGGCATGACCCTCATCGAGATCATGGTGGTCATCACCATCCTCGGCCTCATCGCCGCCGCGGTGGGCGTCGCCGTGATTCCGCAGCTCGAGGCGGCCCGCCGCGACCGCGCCTCGCTGGACATCAAGAACATCCAGGGCGCGATGAAGCTGTACTACACGAAGAAGGGGAAGTACCCGGACACGGCCTCCGGCCTGGGCGCGCTGGTGGAGACGCAGACGCTCGAGCAGATGCCCAAGGACCCCTGGAACAACGACTACGTGTACATCAACGAGGGCGGCAAGCCCGTCATCATCTCCTACGGCGCGGACGGCACCGCCGGCGGCGAGGGCAACGACGCGGACATCTCGTCCGCGGACGGGAACGCCGCCGCCAACAACAAGTGA
- the gspD gene encoding type II secretion system secretin GspD, translating into MKTLPSWMLCLCLALAVPAQAQRRPPPPGTNAPATPGDRTITPQTPAEGEEANQGPRRTPTCEEARRNARYGIYFDKVEIEKLVQTVADATCRTFILPENVRGKISIIGPENGRVEVNADAFYSAFLAALDANGLSVYQHGGFLKIVDKRSAKQNPIPTIIDEDQPYTTNEQMVTKLFRIKNVEVEPLRGVLQQLVSKDGDTIPYPPDTIIVNDVGSNIHRLERIINQLDSRAASDELRIIQIQYATAQDVATTVQRLFEAKGARAGTRPGGFQSNVSPGAQPGEVAVQAAQGPEGSGGPVTLSQIIPDERTNKLIIVASPAAFDRIQELVSQLDIPTTSGGRINVYPLENANAEELASTLQSLAQGTANRPRNPTPQPPPGIPRGPTGSTQAAELFSGEVKISADKGTNSLVIVASAADYKNIVQIIQQLDTPRRQVFVEAVIMEVNLNRDAAFGVNLHSGFSLKTDEGAVPGLIGTNNTGNGLPPSLSLGSLAQFGGFLAGLQGPVIPALEKLGLDIPAFGVVLHAMQQSSDVNVLSTPHILTSDNEEAEITVGQNVPFQSGFNPSSLGSSVTGGTGGGTTGGLGGILGGLGGLSSLYAPITRQNVELKLTVKPQINESDYIRLVISEQTEEIASSDPVLGPTTSRRSAKTTVIAKDQETVVLGGIMQDRTLESVSKVPVLGDIPIIGHLFRETTRKKTKTNLLLFLTPYIIRGPEDFRIIFERKMKERQQFVEQFYGQVPGYDVAVDFSRKPGPMSRMNQAVLKEQQRAENGGPGANGERIISPAGQAPVRPNGRTTPAPSPAPAQGTPPGEPPVREVEPPPAGSDQPVPGAPATPESPESLRVQPDQGEQIP; encoded by the coding sequence CCGCAGACCCCCGCCGAAGGCGAGGAGGCCAACCAGGGTCCCCGCCGCACGCCCACGTGCGAGGAGGCCCGGCGCAATGCCCGCTACGGCATCTACTTCGACAAGGTGGAGATCGAGAAGCTCGTCCAGACGGTGGCGGATGCCACCTGCCGCACGTTCATCCTCCCGGAGAACGTGCGCGGGAAGATCTCCATCATCGGCCCGGAGAACGGCCGCGTGGAGGTCAACGCGGATGCCTTCTACTCCGCCTTCCTCGCCGCGCTCGACGCCAACGGCCTGTCCGTCTACCAGCACGGCGGCTTCCTCAAGATTGTCGACAAGCGCTCGGCGAAGCAGAACCCCATCCCCACCATCATCGACGAGGACCAGCCGTACACCACCAACGAGCAGATGGTGACGAAGCTGTTCCGCATCAAGAACGTGGAAGTGGAGCCGCTGCGCGGCGTGCTCCAGCAGCTCGTGTCCAAGGACGGCGACACCATCCCGTACCCGCCGGACACCATCATCGTCAACGACGTGGGCTCCAACATCCACCGCCTGGAGCGCATCATCAACCAGCTGGACAGCCGCGCCGCCAGCGACGAGCTGCGCATCATCCAGATCCAGTACGCCACCGCCCAGGACGTGGCCACCACGGTGCAGCGCCTCTTCGAGGCGAAGGGCGCCCGCGCCGGCACGCGCCCCGGCGGCTTCCAGTCCAACGTGTCCCCCGGCGCCCAGCCGGGCGAGGTCGCCGTGCAGGCCGCCCAGGGCCCGGAGGGCTCCGGGGGCCCGGTGACGCTGTCGCAGATCATCCCGGACGAGCGCACCAACAAGCTCATCATCGTCGCCAGCCCCGCCGCCTTCGACCGCATCCAGGAGCTGGTGTCCCAGCTGGACATCCCCACCACCAGCGGTGGCCGTATCAACGTCTACCCGCTGGAGAACGCCAACGCGGAGGAGCTGGCCAGCACGCTCCAGTCGCTGGCCCAGGGCACCGCCAACCGCCCGCGCAACCCCACTCCGCAGCCGCCTCCGGGCATCCCCCGGGGCCCCACCGGCTCCACGCAGGCCGCGGAGCTGTTCAGCGGTGAGGTGAAGATTTCGGCCGACAAGGGCACCAACTCGCTGGTCATCGTCGCCAGCGCGGCGGACTACAAGAACATCGTCCAGATCATCCAGCAGCTGGACACGCCGCGCCGCCAGGTCTTCGTCGAGGCCGTCATCATGGAGGTCAACCTGAACCGGGACGCCGCGTTCGGCGTCAACCTCCACAGCGGCTTCAGCCTGAAGACGGACGAAGGCGCGGTGCCGGGCCTCATCGGCACCAACAACACCGGCAACGGCCTGCCCCCGTCGCTGTCGCTGGGCAGCCTCGCGCAGTTCGGCGGCTTCCTCGCCGGCCTCCAGGGCCCCGTCATCCCCGCGCTGGAGAAGCTCGGCCTGGACATCCCCGCCTTCGGCGTGGTGCTGCACGCCATGCAGCAGAGCTCGGACGTCAACGTGCTCTCCACCCCGCACATCCTCACCAGCGACAACGAGGAGGCGGAAATCACGGTGGGCCAGAACGTGCCCTTCCAGTCCGGCTTCAACCCCTCGTCGCTGGGCTCCTCCGTGACGGGCGGCACCGGCGGCGGCACCACCGGCGGCCTCGGCGGCATCCTCGGGGGCCTGGGCGGCCTGAGCTCGCTGTACGCGCCGATTACGCGCCAGAACGTGGAGCTGAAGCTCACCGTCAAGCCGCAGATCAACGAGAGCGACTACATCCGCCTCGTCATCAGCGAGCAGACGGAGGAGATTGCCTCGTCGGACCCGGTGCTCGGCCCCACCACCTCGCGCCGCAGCGCGAAGACGACGGTGATTGCCAAGGACCAGGAGACGGTGGTGCTGGGCGGCATCATGCAGGACCGCACCCTGGAGTCCGTCAGCAAGGTGCCGGTGCTGGGTGACATCCCCATCATCGGCCACCTCTTCCGCGAGACGACGCGCAAGAAGACGAAGACGAACCTGCTCCTGTTCCTGACGCCCTACATCATCCGGGGCCCCGAGGACTTCCGCATCATCTTCGAGCGGAAGATGAAGGAGCGGCAGCAGTTCGTGGAGCAGTTCTACGGCCAGGTGCCCGGCTACGACGTGGCGGTGGACTTCAGCCGCAAGCCCGGCCCGATGTCTCGCATGAACCAGGCCGTCCTGAAGGAGCAGCAGCGCGCGGAGAACGGCGGCCCCGGCGCCAATGGCGAGCGCATCATCTCCCCCGCCGGCCAGGCCCCCGTCCGGCCGAACGGGCGCACGACCCCCGCTCCCTCGCCGGCCCCCGCCCAGGGAACGCCTCCGGGTGAACCGCCGGTACGGGAAGTCGAGCCGCCTCCGGCGGGTTCCGATCAACCAGTGCCTGGAGCACCGGCCACCCCCGAGAGCCCGGAGAGCCTGCGTGTCCAGCCTGACCAGGGGGAACAGATTCCATGA
- a CDS encoding type II secretion system protein GspG has translation MNEHASTTSPTPSPEGQDRPQRLGRLILVLVVSVATGLAFLLVWLTNDPSLTPEQRRARAEIRKLEGLFKSHHRLMGRFPSKEEGFTPLIQAQLIEGPPVDPWGHPYVYWMDGQSGAVVSYGADGKPGGKGPDADLSSGGTLAANWEQP, from the coding sequence ATGAACGAGCACGCCTCCACCACATCCCCCACGCCCTCCCCGGAGGGACAGGACCGCCCGCAGCGGCTGGGGCGGCTCATCCTGGTCCTCGTCGTCTCGGTCGCCACGGGTCTGGCCTTCCTGCTGGTCTGGCTGACCAACGACCCCTCGCTGACGCCCGAGCAGCGCCGCGCCCGCGCGGAGATCCGCAAGCTGGAGGGGCTCTTCAAGTCCCACCACCGGCTGATGGGCCGCTTCCCCTCGAAGGAAGAGGGCTTCACCCCGCTCATCCAGGCCCAGCTGATTGAGGGCCCGCCGGTGGACCCCTGGGGCCACCCGTACGTGTACTGGATGGATGGGCAGAGCGGCGCCGTCGTCTCCTACGGGGCGGACGGCAAGCCGGGCGGCAAGGGCCCGGACGCGGACCTGAGCAGCGGCGGCACGCTGGCCGCGAACTGGGAGCAACCATGA
- a CDS encoding type IV pilus modification PilV family protein, which translates to MRRNKGFTLLEVVVALAILAMALMAIFDLNSGAIANHVYTKRLTVASLLARSKMTDLEQKLYDDGFSNDDDEESGDFSDDGWPQFKWRARIIAPKTEGVTPDQLIGAIFNLPIGGDSGGGDDPMAGIAGLFGGGGGASGGKDGSGGPQPAGMGGMGGAAMGMAQPMFTQMVQQITQTVREVHLTVFWQEGTQLESIDLVTHVVSLGPGSDRNGGAAFNQQQGQQPGDQQNNWVDPNTGIIVPNPTPGPNGTMLHPQTRAPLVRQDVFNNQRNGGASPPRPGNGGIVPGGQGNNPLGNIKIPGFPRRNTQ; encoded by the coding sequence ATGAGACGCAACAAGGGCTTCACCCTGCTGGAAGTCGTCGTGGCGCTCGCCATCCTCGCGATGGCGCTCATGGCCATCTTCGACCTGAACTCCGGCGCCATCGCCAACCACGTCTACACCAAGCGGCTCACCGTGGCGTCGCTCCTGGCCCGCTCGAAGATGACGGACCTGGAGCAGAAGCTCTACGACGACGGCTTCTCCAACGACGACGACGAGGAGTCCGGTGACTTCTCCGACGACGGCTGGCCCCAGTTCAAGTGGCGCGCGCGCATCATCGCCCCCAAGACGGAGGGCGTGACGCCGGACCAGCTCATCGGCGCCATCTTCAACCTGCCCATCGGCGGCGACAGCGGCGGCGGCGACGACCCCATGGCGGGCATCGCCGGCCTCTTCGGCGGCGGTGGTGGGGCGAGCGGCGGCAAGGACGGCTCCGGCGGTCCGCAGCCCGCGGGCATGGGCGGAATGGGCGGCGCGGCCATGGGCATGGCGCAGCCCATGTTCACGCAGATGGTGCAGCAGATCACCCAGACGGTGCGCGAGGTGCACCTCACCGTCTTCTGGCAGGAAGGCACGCAGCTGGAGAGCATCGACCTGGTGACGCACGTGGTGTCCCTGGGGCCGGGCTCGGACCGCAACGGCGGCGCGGCCTTCAACCAGCAGCAGGGGCAGCAGCCGGGTGACCAGCAGAACAACTGGGTGGACCCGAACACGGGCATCATCGTCCCCAACCCCACCCCCGGTCCCAACGGCACCATGCTGCACCCGCAGACGCGCGCGCCGCTCGTGCGCCAGGACGTCTTCAACAACCAGCGCAACGGCGGCGCCAGCCCGCCGCGGCCCGGCAACGGCGGCATCGTCCCGGGTGGGCAGGGCAACAACCCGCTGGGCAACATCAAGATCCCCGGCTTCCCGAGGAGGAACACCCAGTGA
- the gspE gene encoding type II secretion system ATPase GspE yields MNVTADPSLNATDAVAPARNDATQVVAHGQAFLCGRPLGEILRALVPSLTEEKIQEALTVQTEKGQRIGEALVGMRAVTNEDVAKALGHQLDLPYLARIFTEEVDAELVKRIPINFAKQSHILPLSMEGDVAVVAVADPLDTSALDHVRLLLGQSITPRIAMADTITDAINSVYDRSVNEAEQLVDEMETQDLDAIAHELDEPADLLDVNDEAPVIRLVNSVLFRAAKERASDIHIEPMERELLVRFRVDGVLQEVIKPPKRYQNAIVSRVKVMGQLNIAEKRLPQDGRIRIKLAGRDIDIRLSTIPTSFGERIVMRLLDKTATLLDLAEIGMSQATLHSMEAVIKRSHGIILVTGPTGSGKTTTLYGALSKINTPDLNILTVEDPVEYQLKGIGQMAINPKIGLTFAQGLRSFLRQDPDVIMVGEIRDKETAEIAIQASLTGHLVLSTVHTNDAAGAVTRLVDMGVEPFLVASSLTGILAQRLVRRVCPDCRVAYKPTDVEIKELGLSLETFKERYGTDRIYKATGCPSCNRNGYRGRTGIYEFLPVDDDIRQLVLKNVDASSIKRSATGKGMTTLLDDGARKIALGETTIAEVLSITQEDM; encoded by the coding sequence ATGAACGTGACCGCCGACCCCAGCTTGAACGCCACGGACGCCGTGGCGCCCGCCCGCAACGACGCCACCCAGGTCGTCGCGCACGGCCAGGCCTTCCTCTGCGGTCGGCCGCTGGGGGAGATCCTCCGCGCGCTCGTCCCCTCGCTCACCGAGGAGAAGATCCAGGAGGCCCTCACCGTCCAGACGGAGAAGGGTCAGCGCATCGGCGAGGCGCTGGTGGGGATGCGGGCGGTCACCAACGAGGACGTGGCCAAGGCACTCGGCCACCAGCTCGACCTGCCCTACCTGGCCCGCATCTTCACCGAAGAGGTGGACGCCGAGCTGGTCAAGCGCATCCCCATCAACTTCGCCAAGCAGTCGCACATCCTCCCGCTGTCCATGGAGGGTGATGTCGCCGTCGTCGCCGTGGCGGACCCGTTGGACACGTCCGCGCTGGACCATGTGCGCCTGCTGCTGGGGCAGAGCATCACCCCGCGCATTGCCATGGCCGACACCATCACCGACGCCATCAACAGCGTCTATGACCGCTCCGTCAACGAGGCCGAGCAGCTCGTGGACGAGATGGAGACGCAGGACCTGGACGCCATCGCCCACGAGCTGGACGAGCCCGCGGACCTGCTCGACGTCAACGACGAGGCGCCCGTCATCCGGCTGGTGAACTCGGTGCTGTTCCGCGCCGCCAAGGAGCGCGCGAGCGACATCCACATCGAGCCCATGGAGCGCGAGCTGCTGGTGCGCTTCCGCGTGGACGGCGTGCTGCAGGAGGTCATCAAGCCGCCCAAGCGCTACCAGAACGCGATTGTGTCCCGCGTGAAGGTGATGGGGCAGCTCAACATCGCGGAGAAGCGCCTGCCGCAGGACGGCCGCATCCGCATCAAGCTGGCCGGCCGCGACATCGACATCCGTCTGTCCACCATCCCCACGTCCTTCGGCGAGCGCATCGTCATGCGTCTGCTCGACAAGACGGCGACGCTGCTGGACCTGGCGGAAATCGGCATGAGCCAGGCGACGCTCCACTCGATGGAAGCCGTCATCAAGCGCTCGCACGGCATCATCCTCGTCACCGGCCCCACGGGCTCCGGCAAGACGACGACGCTCTACGGCGCCCTGTCCAAAATCAATACCCCGGACCTCAACATCCTCACCGTCGAGGACCCGGTCGAGTACCAGCTCAAGGGCATTGGCCAGATGGCCATCAACCCGAAGATTGGCCTCACCTTCGCGCAGGGGCTGCGCTCCTTCCTCCGCCAGGACCCCGACGTCATCATGGTCGGCGAAATCCGCGACAAGGAGACGGCGGAAATCGCCATCCAGGCGTCCCTCACGGGCCACCTGGTGCTCTCCACGGTGCACACCAACGACGCCGCCGGCGCGGTGACGCGACTCGTGGACATGGGCGTGGAGCCCTTCCTCGTGGCCTCGTCGCTCACCGGCATCCTCGCCCAGCGCCTCGTGCGCCGCGTGTGCCCGGACTGCCGCGTGGCCTACAAGCCCACGGACGTGGAGATCAAGGAACTGGGCCTCAGCCTCGAGACGTTCAAGGAGCGCTACGGGACGGACCGCATCTACAAGGCCACCGGCTGCCCGTCGTGCAACCGCAACGGCTACCGCGGCCGCACCGGCATCTACGAGTTCCTCCCCGTGGATGACGACATCCGCCAGCTCGTCCTGAAGAACGTGGACGCCTCCAGCATCAAGCGCTCCGCCACCGGCAAGGGCATGACGACCCTGCTGGACGACGGCGCTCGCAAGATTGCCCTCGGCGAGACGACCATCGCGGAAGTGCTGAGCATCACCCAGGAGGACATGTAA
- a CDS encoding type II secretion system protein GspJ → MRRHARGFTLMEVMVAVAITALMGTVVAMAFQTGITAKDTVETDADRYRQVRVAMNRMAREVGSAYVSDRFDLKRFRDQNDRPTNFVGERDKLMFTTFSHQRLYTDVKESDQAVVEYFVEASSDREARGRQDLKRRVNPNVDDRMDRGGTTDTLFEGVKGLEFAYWNSEKKEWDDEWDTRRTELKAILPTRVRITVTAVDESGKEAKYTTQARIMLNTELPRY, encoded by the coding sequence ATGAGGCGCCACGCGAGAGGCTTCACGCTGATGGAGGTCATGGTGGCCGTCGCCATCACCGCCCTGATGGGCACGGTGGTGGCCATGGCCTTCCAGACGGGAATCACCGCCAAGGACACGGTGGAGACGGACGCGGACCGCTACCGCCAGGTGCGCGTGGCCATGAACCGCATGGCGCGCGAGGTCGGCTCCGCGTACGTGAGCGACCGCTTCGACCTCAAGCGCTTCCGGGACCAGAACGACCGGCCCACCAACTTCGTGGGCGAGCGGGACAAGCTGATGTTCACGACGTTCTCGCACCAGCGCCTGTACACGGACGTGAAGGAGTCCGACCAGGCGGTGGTGGAGTACTTCGTGGAGGCGTCCAGCGACCGCGAGGCGCGCGGGCGGCAGGACCTCAAGCGCCGCGTCAACCCCAACGTGGATGACCGGATGGACCGCGGCGGCACCACGGACACCCTCTTCGAGGGCGTCAAGGGGCTGGAGTTCGCGTACTGGAATTCAGAGAAGAAGGAGTGGGACGACGAGTGGGACACGCGGCGCACGGAGCTGAAGGCCATCCTGCCCACCCGCGTGCGCATCACCGTCACGGCCGTGGACGAGTCCGGGAAGGAAGCGAAGTACACCACCCAGGCCCGAATCATGCTCAACACGGAGCTCCCGAGGTACTGA
- a CDS encoding general secretion pathway protein GspK, which yields MPRSFFRQTSRRRRPSSGAPGAPAAPGGKRERGVALIIAIVSIALLTVIATEFAYNSRVDLQLAANQRDEVRAYYMARSGIALSRLLLRFQKQVDQTPIPNPASILAQLGIGGTPQQGGQQTPQPTSLNIQLYKMARVDCHMLKGLVKSDAGGGETEALKPAEDDSKFKMDDAEADPASQEVAAQMTKRSFGGFEGCFLATITDEEEKLNVHRLMAGAGDAYPTMLRMLDMFNDKRFEFLWERDDANKVRSTSQDVVIAIKDWADDDEVGSAINLVDATNPMPAGFSDEGANYSRYEPSYEPKNARFDSLDELYRVHGVNDQFMSAFRDRLTVYPDINRRPNINTDDPVMMGLAIMSVADPAHPDPRLTDPVFLNELINRVRSARMFSFFGMSVQDFVAVVESAGIPINPAVKSNVAGNRLVGDKSQTFTIKSVGEAGSVQKTLTAVVRLDDTLGRLLYWREE from the coding sequence ATGCCCCGCTCCTTCTTCAGACAGACGTCCCGCCGCCGCCGCCCGTCTTCCGGTGCGCCCGGCGCTCCCGCGGCCCCTGGAGGCAAGCGCGAGCGGGGCGTGGCGCTCATCATCGCCATCGTCTCCATCGCCCTCCTCACGGTGATTGCGACCGAGTTCGCGTACAACAGCCGGGTGGACCTGCAGCTGGCGGCCAACCAGCGGGACGAGGTGCGCGCGTACTACATGGCGCGCTCGGGCATCGCCCTGTCCCGGCTGCTCTTGCGCTTCCAGAAGCAGGTGGACCAGACGCCCATCCCCAACCCGGCGTCCATCCTCGCGCAGCTGGGCATCGGCGGCACCCCGCAGCAGGGCGGCCAGCAGACGCCCCAGCCGACGTCGCTCAACATCCAGCTCTACAAGATGGCGCGTGTGGACTGCCACATGCTCAAGGGGCTGGTGAAGAGCGACGCGGGCGGCGGGGAGACGGAAGCCCTGAAGCCGGCGGAGGACGACTCGAAGTTCAAGATGGACGACGCGGAAGCGGACCCGGCCTCGCAAGAGGTGGCGGCGCAGATGACGAAGCGCTCCTTCGGCGGCTTCGAGGGCTGCTTCCTCGCCACGATTACGGACGAGGAGGAGAAGCTCAACGTCCACCGCCTGATGGCCGGCGCCGGCGACGCGTACCCCACCATGTTGCGCATGCTGGACATGTTCAACGACAAGCGCTTCGAGTTCCTCTGGGAGCGCGACGACGCGAACAAAGTCCGCAGCACGTCGCAGGACGTTGTGATTGCCATCAAGGACTGGGCGGACGACGACGAGGTGGGCTCGGCCATCAATCTGGTGGATGCAACCAACCCCATGCCCGCCGGCTTCTCCGACGAGGGCGCGAACTACAGTCGCTACGAGCCTTCCTACGAGCCGAAGAACGCGCGCTTCGACAGCCTGGACGAGCTGTACCGGGTGCACGGGGTGAACGACCAGTTCATGTCCGCGTTCCGCGACAGGCTCACGGTGTACCCGGACATCAACCGCCGGCCCAACATCAACACGGACGACCCGGTGATGATGGGGCTGGCCATCATGTCCGTCGCGGACCCGGCGCACCCGGACCCGCGCCTGACGGACCCGGTGTTCCTCAACGAGCTCATCAACCGCGTCCGTTCCGCGCGCATGTTCAGCTTCTTCGGCATGTCGGTGCAGGACTTCGTCGCCGTCGTCGAGTCGGCGGGAATTCCCATCAACCCGGCCGTGAAGTCCAACGTGGCGGGCAACCGCCTCGTGGGCGACAAGAGTCAGACGTTCACCATCAAATCCGTGGGAGAGGCGGGCAGCGTGCAGAAGACGCTCACCGCCGTGGTCCGGCTGGACGACACGCTGGGACGCCTCCTGTACTGGAGAGAGGAATAG
- a CDS encoding prepilin-type N-terminal cleavage/methylation domain-containing protein: MTQPTPLRRRANLRTRRGPTPARHRAQRGLTLIEISIAIIIVAMLFSAAVMGIGSLTGAKAKGSAGEMAGLIRSLYDSAALRGKTCRLVFEIPEPKSEEPTRYHAECAEGGVTTSRDRDSALRDENSERERNERAGGKAPPGETRRNYLVSSSGDAPSATELMEGEKQRVESAARFSSYTSEEVPARELPPDVKVSVWTRQQREPVESGVAYLYFFPQGYTEKAYVYLRQGDNVWTLDVSPLTGKVQVVAEALEVPR; the protein is encoded by the coding sequence ATGACGCAACCCACCCCGTTGCGTCGCCGCGCGAACCTCCGGACGCGGCGCGGGCCGACGCCTGCGCGCCACCGGGCCCAGCGCGGGCTGACGCTCATCGAAATCTCCATCGCCATCATCATCGTCGCGATGCTCTTCTCCGCGGCGGTGATGGGCATCGGCTCCCTCACCGGCGCCAAGGCGAAGGGCTCCGCGGGAGAGATGGCGGGCCTCATCCGCTCGCTCTACGACTCGGCCGCGCTGCGCGGCAAGACGTGCCGCCTGGTCTTCGAGATTCCGGAGCCGAAGTCCGAGGAGCCCACCCGCTACCACGCCGAGTGCGCCGAGGGCGGCGTGACGACGTCGCGGGACAGGGACAGCGCGCTGCGCGACGAGAACAGCGAGCGCGAGCGGAACGAGCGCGCGGGAGGCAAGGCCCCGCCCGGCGAGACGCGCCGCAACTACCTGGTGTCCAGCAGCGGGGACGCGCCGAGCGCGACGGAGCTGATGGAGGGCGAGAAGCAGCGCGTGGAGAGCGCGGCGCGCTTCTCGTCGTACACGTCGGAAGAGGTGCCCGCGCGTGAGCTGCCGCCGGACGTGAAGGTGTCGGTGTGGACGCGCCAGCAGCGCGAGCCGGTGGAGAGCGGCGTGGCCTATCTCTACTTCTTCCCGCAGGGCTACACGGAGAAGGCGTACGTGTACCTGAGGCAGGGAGACAACGTCTGGACGCTGGACGTGTCACCCCTCACCGGCAAGGTGCAGGTGGTGGCCGAAGCGCTGGAGGTGCCGCGATGA